In Methanooceanicella nereidis, one DNA window encodes the following:
- a CDS encoding transcriptional regulator TbsP domain-containing protein produces MTKISTSQELVANIKEQCGEDIANDFEKMMDQVNQPRFSAIKNTFRDSTSVFIMACANSNILYKDLREAGLKLGIASVETFSRRIYEMRRAGLIYTESMHNKGPGRPKLKLRFNPNAFKEMFNVDPSTMLSSSHSEDKAVI; encoded by the coding sequence ATGACAAAAATTTCCACTTCTCAGGAATTAGTAGCCAATATTAAGGAGCAATGTGGTGAAGATATCGCCAATGACTTCGAAAAGATGATGGACCAGGTGAACCAGCCACGGTTCAGCGCTATTAAGAATACCTTCAGGGACTCGACGTCCGTATTCATAATGGCATGCGCTAACAGCAATATCCTGTACAAGGACTTAAGGGAAGCGGGGCTGAAACTTGGGATCGCAAGTGTTGAGACATTCTCCAGACGCATATACGAGATGCGCCGCGCGGGACTCATATACACCGAATCCATGCACAACAAGGGTCCGGGAAGGCCGAAGCTTAAGTTAAGGTTCAACCCTAACGCGTTCAAGGAAATGTTTAACGTCGACCCGAGCACGATGCTCAGCAGCAGCCACTCTGAAGATAAAGCTGTAATATAG
- the glyS gene encoding glycine--tRNA ligase has translation MDKYDKVFELAKNRGFIWPSFEIYGGASGFYDYGPLGATLKRKIEDAWRKFYCVGEGFYEIEAPTIGVEAIFEASGHVGGFADPMTTCEKCKESFRADHIIKGQMEIPDGLSKQQMTDLIHKHNIKCPECGGALGDVYDFNLMFTTWIGPGQKKRGYLRPETAQGMFVDFPRLLRFYREKLPFGVTQIGKSYRNEISPRQGVIRLREFTQAEAEVFVNPEFKDKHPNFDAVKDLVLPLYDEPCQETGAEPKKMTVGEAVANGTIANQYLAYYVALTHQFLVSVGIDENRLRFRQHLKNERAHYATDCWDAEVLLDRFGWVEIVGIADRTNYDLTAHQNRSEVDLSVFLPYETPKKVMKTVVTPNMGVIGPRYKGKAGKIMAALKSMSQDELDKPEVKLDIDGEEIIIDSSLFEHKTVEVDVSGENIIPHVVEPSYGIDRTLYSVLEHAYDEDIADGEERVVMRFARGVAPITVAVLPLLSREPLTGKAQSIARDLKCAGFFVEYDESGTIGKRYRRNDEAGTPFCVTIDYDTIEKDDTVTIRDRDSMVQVRAPVKDLVPILGGLIMSNKPITEYGKRV, from the coding sequence ATGGATAAGTATGATAAGGTCTTTGAGCTTGCCAAGAACAGGGGGTTCATATGGCCGTCTTTTGAGATATACGGAGGCGCCTCAGGCTTTTATGATTACGGGCCTCTCGGCGCGACATTAAAGAGGAAGATCGAGGACGCGTGGAGAAAGTTTTACTGCGTCGGCGAGGGTTTTTATGAGATCGAGGCACCGACCATAGGCGTCGAGGCCATCTTTGAGGCGTCAGGCCACGTGGGCGGCTTTGCTGATCCTATGACCACCTGTGAAAAATGTAAGGAATCTTTCAGGGCTGACCACATCATTAAGGGCCAGATGGAGATACCGGACGGCCTGAGCAAGCAGCAGATGACCGACCTCATTCACAAGCACAACATCAAGTGCCCGGAGTGCGGCGGCGCGCTGGGCGACGTTTATGATTTTAACCTTATGTTCACCACATGGATAGGCCCCGGCCAGAAAAAGAGAGGCTACCTGCGCCCGGAGACCGCACAGGGAATGTTCGTAGACTTCCCGAGGCTGTTAAGGTTCTACAGAGAAAAGCTCCCGTTCGGCGTCACACAGATAGGAAAGTCGTACAGGAACGAGATATCCCCCAGGCAGGGAGTCATAAGGCTCAGGGAGTTCACACAGGCTGAAGCGGAAGTATTCGTCAACCCGGAGTTCAAGGATAAGCATCCCAATTTCGATGCCGTCAAGGACCTTGTGCTGCCGCTATATGACGAGCCTTGCCAGGAGACCGGCGCGGAGCCGAAGAAGATGACCGTAGGCGAAGCGGTAGCTAACGGCACGATAGCCAACCAGTATCTCGCTTATTATGTAGCGCTCACACACCAGTTCCTCGTGAGCGTGGGCATTGACGAAAATCGCCTCAGGTTCAGGCAGCATTTGAAGAACGAAAGGGCGCATTACGCCACGGACTGCTGGGACGCGGAAGTCCTGCTCGACAGGTTCGGATGGGTAGAGATCGTGGGCATAGCGGACCGTACCAACTACGACCTTACCGCACACCAGAACCGCAGCGAGGTAGACCTGTCAGTGTTCCTGCCGTATGAGACCCCCAAGAAGGTCATGAAGACTGTCGTCACCCCGAACATGGGAGTCATCGGTCCCAGGTATAAGGGTAAGGCGGGCAAGATAATGGCCGCATTAAAATCTATGTCACAGGATGAGCTGGATAAGCCCGAAGTGAAGCTTGACATAGACGGCGAGGAAATAATCATCGACAGCAGCCTCTTCGAGCATAAGACGGTCGAGGTCGACGTAAGCGGCGAGAACATCATTCCGCACGTAGTCGAGCCATCTTATGGGATTGACAGGACTCTGTACTCGGTACTTGAACACGCCTACGATGAGGACATAGCCGACGGAGAGGAACGCGTCGTCATGCGATTTGCAAGAGGCGTGGCCCCGATAACGGTCGCCGTATTGCCTCTTCTCAGCAGGGAGCCGCTTACGGGCAAAGCACAGAGCATAGCGCGTGATCTTAAATGCGCCGGATTCTTCGTCGAGTACGACGAATCGGGAACGATAGGAAAGAGGTACAGGCGTAACGATGAGGCGGGCACCCCGTTCTGCGTGACCATAGATTATGACACGATAGAGAAGGACGACACCGTCACCATAAGGGACAGGGACTCGATGGTCCAGGTCAGGGCACCTGTAAAAGACCTTGTACCCATACTGGGCGGGCTCATCATGAGCAACAAGCCCATAACGGAGTATGGGAAAAGAGTATAA
- a CDS encoding dolichol kinase produces MPFDKDLFLKEVSRKSIHASGFFIPLLYYFFIPRDIMIIFLGIAVAVAFVLEAIRLSGISIFPGILLRGHEEKGTVAAYFYALLSTFIAVLVFEKNIAVAALLFLDIGDALTGLAGAVLSMYRGNRKAAVRTYDTKPGKNIFKTAIDDITYSLKNFKSPILMAVMFTICFSIAILFYPAITVLAAAAGAIGAVIADAFPWRILGFTIDDNLAIPLLSGAFMTLVMMI; encoded by the coding sequence ATGCCCTTTGACAAAGACCTTTTTCTAAAAGAGGTGTCGAGGAAGTCCATACACGCGAGCGGCTTCTTCATACCTCTGTTATATTATTTTTTCATCCCCCGGGACATAATGATCATATTTCTTGGCATCGCCGTAGCTGTGGCTTTTGTCCTCGAGGCTATCAGGCTGTCAGGCATTAGCATATTTCCGGGGATCCTGCTGAGGGGCCATGAAGAGAAAGGCACCGTCGCAGCTTACTTCTATGCTTTGCTCTCTACGTTCATAGCGGTGCTCGTGTTCGAAAAGAATATCGCTGTCGCAGCGTTATTATTCCTCGACATAGGCGATGCGCTGACAGGCCTTGCGGGAGCCGTACTGAGCATGTATCGAGGCAACAGGAAGGCGGCAGTCCGTACTTATGACACGAAGCCCGGGAAGAATATTTTCAAGACAGCTATAGATGACATTACCTATTCGTTAAAAAATTTTAAATCACCCATACTGATGGCGGTCATGTTCACTATCTGTTTCTCGATCGCGATCCTGTTCTATCCCGCGATCACCGTACTTGCCGCGGCTGCCGGAGCTATTGGCGCGGTAATTGCAGATGCTTTCCCGTGGCGTATCCTCGGGTTCACCATAGACGATAATCTCGCTATACCGCTGCTTTCCGGCGCTTTCATGACACTGGTCATGATGATATAA
- a CDS encoding DEAD/DEAH box helicase → MSEFISHPLIVPETVASRSYQLSLADRALDKSCLVVLPTGLGKTIIALIVMVNRLYGHEGSKVLILSPTKPLVEQHAAFFRRVMTLPPEKIAVFTGSISPEKREEIWKESTVIVSTPQVIENDIMCRRFDLKDVRLVVFDESHRATGNYSYVYIAKKYFEQSSDPLVLGITASPGSTPDKILEVKNNLFIERVEVKTEDDPDVSPYIHDKDVEWVKVGVPDKANEIRILLEAIMDDRLTKLKEMGVIYSSNINLNKKELLMLQQRLQANIAQGGSPESYKAVSILAEVMKVEHAVDLIQTQGVLPLKRYFDRLKQEVSGKGGSKASRRLMDDIRLKKAIYVADNADETNPKTEKVKEIVLEQLFNKPSSKIIVFTNFRDTADVVANTLAGVPGIKPVRFVGQASKLNDKGLSQKKQVEILNAFRSGEYNTLIATSVAEEGLDIPSTDMVLFYEPVPSEIRSIQRRGRTGRNAVGRVVVLMSKGTRDEGSYFISQRKEKKMYRTMQNMKDGQNMSDIVEKIENPAQGIDGGSETGRENDMVVPAGQMKLGEFKEEEKKETENVVREQPSDSIEIYVDSREMRSSVVKELESMNASIKVKTLDVGDYILSDRVCVERKTADDFLSTIFDANRNLFEQIVSMKQAYVRPLLIIEGDGIYTKRRINPNVIRGIISSIAIDFGMPVMFTASESETASFLYTIARREQLERKRTVNPHAQKSSQTMTERQEYLVSAISEVGPVIAKNLLKHFGSVRGIMEASEEELMAVDKVGVKTARKIREIVDAEYVLKDK, encoded by the coding sequence ATGTCGGAATTCATAAGCCACCCTCTGATAGTACCGGAGACAGTCGCCAGCAGGTCATATCAATTATCGCTGGCAGACAGGGCACTCGATAAGTCATGTTTAGTCGTGCTGCCGACAGGCCTCGGCAAGACAATAATAGCCCTTATCGTCATGGTCAACAGGCTTTACGGGCACGAAGGATCCAAAGTGCTGATACTCTCTCCCACAAAGCCGCTGGTAGAGCAGCATGCCGCGTTTTTCAGAAGGGTAATGACTTTGCCTCCGGAAAAGATAGCCGTGTTCACCGGCAGCATATCCCCGGAGAAAAGAGAAGAGATATGGAAAGAGTCCACTGTCATAGTCTCTACTCCCCAGGTCATCGAAAATGACATCATGTGCAGGCGGTTTGACCTGAAAGACGTCAGGCTCGTGGTTTTCGACGAGTCCCACAGGGCTACAGGTAATTACTCTTATGTGTATATAGCTAAAAAATACTTTGAGCAGTCCTCCGACCCGCTCGTACTGGGAATAACGGCATCCCCGGGAAGCACTCCCGATAAAATATTAGAGGTAAAGAATAACCTGTTCATAGAAAGGGTGGAGGTAAAGACGGAGGACGATCCCGACGTCTCGCCTTATATCCATGACAAGGATGTCGAATGGGTCAAGGTCGGAGTGCCGGATAAAGCCAACGAGATCAGGATACTGCTCGAGGCCATCATGGACGACCGCCTCACAAAGCTGAAAGAGATGGGCGTCATCTATTCCAGTAATATTAACCTCAATAAGAAGGAACTGCTGATGCTCCAGCAAAGGCTTCAGGCGAACATAGCACAGGGAGGCAGCCCGGAAAGCTATAAGGCCGTGTCGATCCTCGCCGAGGTCATGAAGGTGGAGCATGCCGTAGACCTTATCCAGACGCAGGGAGTTCTCCCCTTAAAAAGATATTTCGACAGGCTTAAGCAGGAAGTATCGGGGAAGGGAGGCAGCAAGGCATCCAGGCGCCTGATGGACGACATAAGGCTCAAGAAAGCCATTTATGTAGCTGATAATGCCGATGAGACTAACCCCAAGACTGAAAAGGTGAAGGAGATAGTCCTTGAACAGCTTTTTAATAAACCTTCATCTAAGATCATCGTCTTTACGAACTTCAGGGATACCGCGGACGTAGTGGCGAATACCCTTGCAGGTGTGCCGGGAATCAAGCCCGTAAGGTTTGTCGGCCAGGCTTCAAAACTGAACGATAAAGGACTGAGCCAGAAAAAGCAGGTGGAGATACTCAACGCTTTCCGCTCGGGGGAATATAACACCCTGATAGCGACATCCGTGGCCGAAGAAGGCCTCGACATACCTTCAACGGATATGGTACTATTCTATGAGCCGGTGCCTTCCGAGATCAGAAGCATACAGAGGAGAGGCAGGACCGGCAGGAACGCTGTCGGGCGGGTAGTAGTCCTGATGTCAAAGGGCACCCGCGACGAGGGCTCTTATTTTATCAGCCAGAGGAAAGAGAAAAAGATGTACCGTACCATGCAGAACATGAAAGACGGCCAGAATATGAGCGATATTGTAGAAAAGATAGAAAACCCTGCTCAGGGGATAGACGGAGGGAGCGAGACGGGCCGGGAAAATGACATGGTAGTCCCTGCAGGACAGATGAAGCTCGGGGAATTTAAAGAGGAAGAGAAAAAGGAGACGGAGAATGTCGTCCGGGAACAGCCATCGGATTCTATAGAGATCTATGTGGATTCCAGGGAAATGCGGTCCTCTGTCGTAAAAGAGCTTGAAAGCATGAACGCTAGCATAAAAGTGAAGACGCTTGATGTGGGAGATTACATTTTATCCGACCGCGTATGCGTGGAGCGTAAGACAGCGGATGACTTTCTAAGCACCATCTTCGATGCCAACAGGAACCTCTTTGAGCAGATAGTCTCCATGAAACAGGCATATGTAAGGCCGTTACTGATAATCGAGGGAGACGGGATCTATACGAAAAGAAGGATAAACCCGAACGTCATCCGGGGGATCATATCCTCAATAGCCATCGATTTCGGGATGCCCGTCATGTTCACTGCAAGCGAGTCCGAGACAGCGTCATTCCTGTATACCATTGCGAGGCGCGAGCAGCTTGAAAGAAAAAGGACCGTTAACCCTCATGCGCAAAAATCATCCCAGACCATGACAGAGAGACAGGAATATCTGGTATCCGCCATATCCGAGGTCGGGCCGGTCATCGCCAAAAACCTGCTGAAGCATTTCGGCTCGGTAAGGGGTATCATGGAGGCTTCCGAGGAGGAGCTTATGGCAGTGGATAAAGTAGGCGTGAAGACCGCAAGAAAGATCAGAGAGATAGTCGACGCCGAATATGTGCTAAAAGACAAGTGA